The DNA window TTGCGTTCGGTAACGTCGTTTACAAAATTGAGCGTGGCAGGCTGGCCCTCCCAGTCAATTGCCACCGTGTTCATCTGAGCCCACCTGATTTCACCCGATTTCTTGATAAAACGGAAATAGTTTTCATCAGGCACTTTATTTCCCTTCACCCTTTTGGTGTGTCTGCTAAGAATCTGTTCTATGTCATCAGGGTGGATCAGATCTGTCAAAGGCTTCATATGCAATTCATCTTTTGAGTAGCCGGTAATCTCTGCGGCCTTAGGATTGCATAGTTTAAGTATGGAGTCCTGTGCGATACAGATAGCTTCGTTTGCGTGCTCAAATAAGGCCTTGTATTTCTCTTCGCTTTGCCTGAGCGAACCTTCGATAAGACTGGCTTCCTCTTCCAGTTCGATATTGTGCAGCGCCGAGCTCAGGTATTCTGCGACCTCACGAAGGAAGCCGTGCTCTTCCATGTTATTAACTATATTGACGGGAACTGAAGCTACAATGACCCCATAAGCCGTGTTATATTTGAAGCTGACGCTCATGCATCCTTTGCCGTAATAGAGCATAGACAATGGACATTCGCAGCAGTCCATGAGAGGATTATTCGTTACGGATATTGCTTCATGGTTTAGTGAGGGCTTAATACACTTCGGCGGTTTGCCGGTGCTGCACTGATTGACGATTGATTTGAATTCATTTCCTATTCCGGCTTTAGCACTGGCTATAAGGCTGCCCTTTTCATTGAATAAAACAGCCCATGCGTTATGATATTTCCGCACATGAAGGAGTTGATCGCAGGCTTTTTCCAGCATAAGTTCGCGATTCTTCTTAGCGCTGGATGAAATATTAGCGCTTCTTATGGATTGCAGTACGGACTTAAGCTGCTCCGCTTTCTGGTCCGTAAGTTTTTTCGAGGTGATATCCCTGGCGATGACAAATATTTCAGACTTCCCTTTTACACTGACAGGGACTCCAACGACTTCGAAGAAGATTGTAGCTCCGGATTTTGACAGGCCTTCTATCTCATAGGGTGCTATAGGTTTGGCGCGGGTTTGCTTATCAAGTGAAGCTTCAACTACAGGAATGGAGCGTTTTGATACCAGCAGTGAGTCGACGATGTTCTTGCCGACAAGTTCATCGCGTGAATAACCGGTGATTTCTTCCGTCTTCTTATTTACGTATTGAATTAAGCCGCCCAGTGAGTAAGAAATGATAGGGTCAGGGAAATTCTCAATGAACAGATTGAAGCGCTCTTCATTTTGAAGAAGAGCAGTGATTTGTTCGAGTTTCTCAGCCTCGGAAGCTTTGCATTCAGCAAGCTGGCGATGAGCGGATTCAAGTTCTTTATAAAGTTGTTCTTTATCCTTGTTCTCCATCTCAATACACTCAAACAGATGTGCCACAGCCGATTCGGCGATTTCAAGAAGTTCGCGTAATAATGGTCAACCATTTTAGTAAACTAATGATATAATAAAACATAATATATTATAATAGAATATAAAGTATCTGTCAATGGTTTATTAATCATATGTAGCTATTCACCGGTCTCTCTGTGAACACACGTATATATCCTTTTGCCTGCTGTTATCATGTTAATCGTGGTTTATCACTATACTAGATAGCGTTTTTTGACAGCTTATTTGTATCGATATTATATGTGACTATAGTGAGATATAATATGACCCTATAGGATAGCTATTCTATAGTAATCCTTGAGATATGTCAAGGAAATATTACGAAATACAAGAATATTATATTGTTTTACGCCTGAAGGTTAAAAATAAGGAGTTGCTTGTAGTATCTGGGGGCTGTTGTTGGGGGTGATGCAAGATATCTTCAGCGGCTGATATCTCTAATGATAGCCATGAATCCCGCGTGCTCTCCGTTGCTGTCATGCAACAGGGTGGCGCTAATCTCGACAGGACATATATCGCCGGCCTTATTGGCAATATCATACCGGAGATTAACATTGCGTTGTTCTTTATAAATCTTTTTAATATCGTCTGCTAACCTTTTTTGATCTTTTCCCGCGATGAATTTCAGGCCGTCCTTTCCTATCACAGAATCTCTTTCATACCCGAACATTTTGAGAGCGGCATCATTGACCTCTATAATCCGCGCTTTCATATCTGTGGCGATTATCCCCACGTCCATTGAATCAAAAATGAACCGCAGCTTGTCTTCAGAGGATCTCAGTTCATCTGCAGCGAGTTTTCGCTCGGCGATCTCCGACTGAAGTCGCTGGTTGGTTGCAGTGAGCTCTTTGGTACGCTGTTCTATCAGTTTTTCCAGTTGATGGCGATGCTCGTCAAGTTCTTTTTCCATACGTTTGCGTTCGGTGACGTCGCGCGCTATGCCTACAACCTCGGAAGAGCCCTGCTTGGCGATAGGGAAAACGGTTACTTCTATTAGAACACGGCGTCCGCTCTTATTGATAAGTTCAACCTCCTGCGGCCCGCCCGGTATCCCTCTGAACTGCTTCAATTTTTCCGCTACTAACTGGATATATTCTTCCGATATGATTCCCATATCGAAGATATTCTTTCCCATGAATTCTATCTTGGAATAACCGGTAAGCTCTTCAGCTTTCCTGTTGCCGTATATCATGTTGCCTTCACTATCGTAGATAAAAATAGCATCGGGAGCGTTCTCTACTATGGCCTGGAGCCTCTCTTCACTGCTTTTGAGATTAGACTCTATTTTCTTTCTGCTGGTGATGTCCCTGACAACTCCGATAAAACCTTTAGGATCGCCTTCTTCGTCCCTTAACAGCGCGGAGCTGATTTCGGCATCGAATTTCTTGCCGTCAACAGCCCAGAGCGTGTATTCGACCTTGTCCAGCACATCTTTTCTGAGCAGTGTCTCGAACATGTCCTGTTGGAATCGCTGCTGATCTTTCTGCACGATGAACTCAAAGGCGTTCTGTCCGATTATCTCCTGCTTGCGGGTGTATCCCGCCTTCTGCAGAGTAGCGTTGTTGACTTCAACTATCCTGCCCTCGATGTCCGTTACTATTATTCCGTCCGATATTGAGTCTACTATGAACCGGAGCTTCTCCTCCGACATCTGAAGCGCCGCTTTATACGATTTATCGTTGCTTGTATCGAAAAATATACCCCTGATGCCTGTAACCTGGTCATCATCGTCAATTATCCGGTTAAAATGTATCGTCATGGGGAAGGTCGAACCGTCCGATCTTTGAGCGGTGTATTCTTCCAGACCCGGCGTTTCTGCCTTGTTTTCCTCATCGAGCAGTTTGCTTATCGACGATTTCATCCTGTCCGCCTCATCGTCCGCCACGATATTCAGTATATTAACGCCGCTTTTCAGGTCGCTCTGGGTATAACCTAACATTCTTAAGGTCATACGGTTTGCATAGGTGATGTTTCCGTTTGTATCGGCCTCAAAGACCGTATTTGTGATCGATTCCAGCAGATGGCGGATCTTATTTTCGCTGGCCGCGCTTTTTCGTCCCTTTTTGATATTCGATCTGGCATTTTTGTTTGTCTTCGGCATCACGCACCCCACATTTATCCGAGATTGCTAAACCTCTGTTACGATAATAACTGCCGGAATCTCGGAGTCACTATATTATACAATACTGATTCATTAAATATTACCGAACATGACGTTGCGGGGAGAATCGGTTTATCTATTGCGTATTAGTCATGCTTATAGCTTGGGCTCTTCCTCCGCAGCAGGGCTGTTTCTAAGACGCCATCTGAGCAAGACATATATGAAGAATATGAAGGATGCCGCGGGCAGAATAAGCACCAGATATATCCAGTCGCCGTGTGTTGCGGAAGGGGCTGGCGCCGGCTGCGGCGTGGGTTCGGTTGCTTGCAGAGGCGCCGCGATGAGAGCGTATGTGCTGAGGTGATTGGTCGAGCAGATTACGGAAGATGTTTCTGTATCCCAAAGGCTGGGAAGGGCCTCCCATTCATCGGGGGCGCCGTTCATCCTGTAAATCTGCAGCGTTAATTCCTCAGGCGATTTGGGCAGTTCCGAGTCATTGTAGGTGAACCCGATCTCAACCGGCGCCGAGAAACCGGTCCCGTGTGGCGAGAATTCGTAGACGTATACGAAGTAATGCTCGTCCGGAAGCGACAACGGAGGGGCCTTCAAAGTCGGGTCGATTGCGGTAATGTTTATCACCGACAGCGGTTCGCCGAAGGCGTTATACACGAAAGTGTCTTTATATATTGTCATGGTAATCTTGCCGTCTTCAGAAGCGGCGGTGATGTCGCCGAGCACCTTGCCGGTGACGGTCCGCAGACCGATTGTCTTCTGTTCCATGATATTTATGATGAATTGCAGTGATATTGACGGCTGGCTGCTCCCGCTGCTGCTTGTGGCTGTAGGCGTTGGGGTTGAGGTAGCCGTAGGCGTGGCGGTAGCAGACGGTTCAGGGGTTGGTGTCGAAGGCGTGACTGTAGGTGTGGGAGGCGCAGACGTAGGAGTTGGGTATGCGGTCGGTGCAGGCGTAGGCGTAGGAGTAGGTGTGGACGTGCCGGACACGTTGAAGCTGCCTGTAGCGGCGTGCATCTCGTTTTGAGCGGCGCTGATATACGCCATCGAGATACTTGCCGCCAGGCAGAGAGCGATTGTCCATATTACGAATACCCTCACCATAGCGGCCTCGCTATACGGTTTTATTCCCTTCTTATACGCCTCTTCTTAGTTCTGGCTTTAGCTTTGCTGTGTTTTGCCTTACGGCTTCTATATATCATGTAGAAAGCGATGCATAAAAGTATAACAACCGAGCAGACTATGCCTATTATCAGCGGGATATTTGAGTTGTCATCTTTACCCGCGGTTCCGCCATTGTCATCAACTTCGAATGTCATTTCCGGTGAGGAGGTATAAAGAACGCCGTCCACGAACAGCTGGAGCGTGAAGCTGTACAGCCCGTTTCCGCTGTAAGGGAGATAGTCTATTGATCCGCTAGCCCTGCCTATAACAAGCGTCGGGATCGTAGAGTGGTTCTTCTGCTCAACCGTGTTCCCGTCCAGTGTAACAAGCAGTTTTATAGCCACGTTGTCCACAGGTTCATATACGTTTCTGACCGTGTAGTAGATATTGATATAGCCCAGATTACCGTCATTATCGTAGTAGGGCAGGAGGCCGGGATTCTCAAAGTATATAGTGCCTGCCGTCAATTTTATGGTTTTATTCTCATCGGTCGCTATATCAAACGTCTCTTCATCGAGCAGCTGGCCGCCGACATAGGCTTGCGCCAGGAAAGTGCCGGGGGCCACGATCGCGTTAAGTGATGACGCGCTGGTATCGTATGCGACTTCCTGATACCTGCCTTCGATAAGTTTAAATAAGCGCAGTTCGGCGATTACGGGAGTATCGTCAGGGCTGACCGCAAGCAGCGTTACACTGGCGGATTCTCCTATAATGGTCAAGCCGGCTGTCTGCATGATCTCAGGCAGGAGTTGTACGCCGCCCGGGTTTGTAATGTATGGTGTGGCTATAATTGATATCGTGTAGTTGCCGGCGGCAGCGTCTTCCGTAGTTTGTACTTCTATGGAGATGGCTTGACTTTCGCCCGGGTCGAGGGTGAAATCAGTATCAGAGAGATTTATATTGACGCCGACCGGTGTTGCGCAAGTCATCTGGATGCCTATATTGGTTTCATATTCGCTGATGACGGTAACGAAAATCTCGGAAGAGCTTACCGAAGAGCCGCTGGGGATCACGTATTTCTGTCCGGCAAATGTTCCGGACATGGCTACTCCTTCGTCAGCCAGCGCTGCTGTGGAAAGCAAGAATACCGACGAAAGCATAATCATTGACATTATAAGAGCGCATAAGG is part of the Dehalococcoidia bacterium genome and encodes:
- a CDS encoding PAS domain S-box protein; this encodes MAHLFECIEMENKDKEQLYKELESAHRQLAECKASEAEKLEQITALLQNEERFNLFIENFPDPIISYSLGGLIQYVNKKTEEITGYSRDELVGKNIVDSLLVSKRSIPVVEASLDKQTRAKPIAPYEIEGLSKSGATIFFEVVGVPVSVKGKSEIFVIARDITSKKLTDQKAEQLKSVLQSIRSANISSSAKKNRELMLEKACDQLLHVRKYHNAWAVLFNEKGSLIASAKAGIGNEFKSIVNQCSTGKPPKCIKPSLNHEAISVTNNPLMDCCECPLSMLYYGKGCMSVSFKYNTAYGVIVASVPVNIVNNMEEHGFLREVAEYLSSALHNIELEEEASLIEGSLRQSEEKYKALFEHANEAICIAQDSILKLCNPKAAEITGYSKDELHMKPLTDLIHPDDIEQILSRHTKRVKGNKVPDENYFRFIKKSGEIRWAQMNTVAIDWEGQPATLNFVNDVTERKRMEEALCESEERHRALVEASSKAGIGMVILQSTEDQEALIVFANDGAIQITGYTKEEILSKPLSTFMPPDDFLIVLERYRNRQKGIPTISYYETYIIYKDGSMIPVLISAATLKHHDKIATVVYFREVTQINKTGKATTLHA
- a CDS encoding PAS domain S-box protein; translation: MPKTNKNARSNIKKGRKSAASENKIRHLLESITNTVFEADTNGNITYANRMTLRMLGYTQSDLKSGVNILNIVADDEADRMKSSISKLLDEENKAETPGLEEYTAQRSDGSTFPMTIHFNRIIDDDDQVTGIRGIFFDTSNDKSYKAALQMSEEKLRFIVDSISDGIIVTDIEGRIVEVNNATLQKAGYTRKQEIIGQNAFEFIVQKDQQRFQQDMFETLLRKDVLDKVEYTLWAVDGKKFDAEISSALLRDEEGDPKGFIGVVRDITSRKKIESNLKSSEERLQAIVENAPDAIFIYDSEGNMIYGNRKAEELTGYSKIEFMGKNIFDMGIISEEYIQLVAEKLKQFRGIPGGPQEVELINKSGRRVLIEVTVFPIAKQGSSEVVGIARDVTERKRMEKELDEHRHQLEKLIEQRTKELTATNQRLQSEIAERKLAADELRSSEDKLRFIFDSMDVGIIATDMKARIIEVNDAALKMFGYERDSVIGKDGLKFIAGKDQKRLADDIKKIYKEQRNVNLRYDIANKAGDICPVEISATLLHDSNGEHAGFMAIIRDISR